In the genome of uncultured Fibrobacter sp., the window GTGGCAGATTGATGTGCGTGCCCTTGCACGCCGCTGGTATTGTAGGGCTACGCCCGTATATGAAGAACCGCCGGCTTCGCCGGCGGGTCACTTTTTTTTGTGCCTTTAAATCACGTTAGCGATTTATCTCCAATGCGATTCCATCCGTGTGGCGATCTTTTTTAAAACTTAAAAGACCACCCTGCAGGGAGGTCTCTTTTATATTGCTGTAGAAGATTGCTTCGCTCTTTCTGAGCTCGCAAAGACGTCTATTATTATGACTTGCGGCTTATTTCTTCTTGACGGCGTTCCAGACCATGTAGCCGATGAACAGGGCGCCAAAGGCAAGGAGCGCAATAGCGAGTTCGGAATTGTACTTCTCGATGATGTCCTTCTGGCCGTGGGCGAGATAGCCGAGACCGGCGAGCACGCAGTTCCAGATGGTGGCGCCCAAGAAGGTGTAGAGTGTAAAGGGCAACAACTTCATGTTGGCGATGCCTGCCGGAATCGAAATCAGCTGACGGATCACGGTAATCAGGCGGCCCACGAAGGTCGAGATGGCACCGTGTTCGCGGAAGTAGTTCTCGGCCTTTTCAAGTTTCTGCGTGTCGAGCAGCAAGAAATGCCCCAGGCGGCTGTCGGCAAACTTGTAGATAATCGGGCGGCCCAGGAACTTGGCCAAGAAGTAGTTGATGTAGGCGCCCACGAGTGCGCCCATGCTGGCGGCCACCACGATCAGGGCGATGTTCAGGCCGGAACCGGGCTGCAAGGCCTTGTAGGCGGCGGGCGGCACCACCAGTTCCGACGGGAACGGAATGAAGGAACTTTCGATGGCCATCAGGAGCGCGATGGACCAGTAATTCAGGTGTGCGTTGTACCAATCGATAATCTGCGTATAAAGCCCTGCGGACTTTGTGGCGGGGGCGGCCTGCACGACAGAGTCGGCGGCGTCGGGGGCGGCGAATGCCGCGACTGCAAACAACGTAACGGCTGCGAGAAGCAAGAGTTTTTTATTCATAGGGGCAAATATAGAATTTGGAAAAGGTGACATCGGGAAACAAAAAAGACCTGGCGTCAGAGCCAGGTCTAATTAAAAGTGTTATCGAAGATTATCTCTTTTTCTTTTTGGCGGCGCGGGCCTTCTTGGCTTCGAGCTGCTTCTGTCTAGCCTTCTTCTTGGCTTCGAGCTTGGCAGCGCGCTTGCTTGCGGCAGCGCTGTTGTTCTGCTGCTGTGCTGCAGGCTGCTGTTCTTCGACAGATTCTTCTTCTTCGACGGCCGGTTCTTCTTCAGCCGGCTGTTCCGGTTCGCTGTAGCTTTCGCCAGTCTGGTATTCAATGATAGACTGTTCTTCGGCTGCCGGAGCTGCTGCGCCGCCGTTCTTGGCCTGCTGCAATGCGGCCTTGGCTTCTTCGACGTACTTGCCGTTCGGGAAACGCTTCAGGTAGATTTCGTAGTCCTTGAGGCGGTTGCCGGCCTTCACCAGTTCAAAGATACCGGCTTCGGCTTCGTCGCGGAATGCACCGTTCGGATTGTCGTTTAAGTAAGTGAGGTAAGCCTTGAAGGTGTTCTGGGCCTGAATAGCGCGGAACTTGTCGTATTCGCTGAGAGAGCGGAGCTTGGCTTCGACTTCGGCCCTACGCGGAGAGTCGGGGTAGTATAGCAAGAACATTTCAAGCATTTCGGGATCGTTGCTGGCCATGACCTGGTCGAAACGAGAATCTTCCTGCTTGGCCTGGTATTCCTTGATCTGCACCTTGCCGCTGTCGAGCGTGGAGTAGAGCTTTTCCTTGGTAGCGAGGTCTGCCGGGTGGCAGAAGGCCAGGAAGCTTTCAAGAACGTCGGCGAACTGCGTACGGGTGTAAGCTTCGCTCATGTCGGGGAGCTCACCGTTTTCGTCGAGGTAGAAGCGGTAGTCGCGTTCAATGGCCATGCAGTCCCAATCAGAGAGCGTGTCCTTGACTTCGCTGTACTTGCGGAGCACGTCGTCGCGGTCATGCAGGTTGTAGCGCATACGGCGGTCACGGCGGCTTTCACGGCCGAAGTCAAGCGAGATTTCTAAGCCGACGCGTACGGGCCACTTGTATTCGATCTTGTCGAACTTGAGGTCGGAGTACGGCGAGGGGCTCGGGCTGTTGTCCTTGTCGCGGGCCTTGACGTTTTCGTACGGCAGGAATTCCTTGCGGACGTTGATGCCGATCTTGAAGTCTACATCCTGGAAGAGCTCGCCAATGCGGTATTCCAAGGCGCTAGACACAAAACCCGTCTTGAGCATTTCGGTATGGGACTTGGTATTGCCTGCGTAGTCATCGTAGAACGTGAAGAACTGGAAGCCGAAGCCACCGAGCACGCGCAGGTCAAAGTCGCCGCCGAGGTTAAAGGTGA includes:
- a CDS encoding DedA family protein, yielding MNKKLLLLAAVTLFAVAAFAAPDAADSVVQAAPATKSAGLYTQIIDWYNAHLNYWSIALLMAIESSFIPFPSELVVPPAAYKALQPGSGLNIALIVVAASMGALVGAYINYFLAKFLGRPIIYKFADSRLGHFLLLDTQKLEKAENYFREHGAISTFVGRLITVIRQLISIPAGIANMKLLPFTLYTFLGATIWNCVLAGLGYLAHGQKDIIEKYNSELAIALLAFGALFIGYMVWNAVKKK
- a CDS encoding tol-pal system YbgF family protein, whose translation is MRKLLLALTLLAAASQAADFERINWRTQLYLQGEPAFLKFKADKDKTLLEDGINTKLLTIPASVGFLWSPLITPFWKADIPFTLWLGAEVNSFQIGTIEDSPKYTIYDTETKKDRKGEQNDRELWFLGYAPSALAGFTFNLGGDFDLRVLGGFGFQFFTFYDDYAGNTKSHTEMLKTGFVSSALEYRIGELFQDVDFKIGINVRKEFLPYENVKARDKDNSPSPSPYSDLKFDKIEYKWPVRVGLEISLDFGRESRRDRRMRYNLHDRDDVLRKYSEVKDTLSDWDCMAIERDYRFYLDENGELPDMSEAYTRTQFADVLESFLAFCHPADLATKEKLYSTLDSGKVQIKEYQAKQEDSRFDQVMASNDPEMLEMFLLYYPDSPRRAEVEAKLRSLSEYDKFRAIQAQNTFKAYLTYLNDNPNGAFRDEAEAGIFELVKAGNRLKDYEIYLKRFPNGKYVEEAKAALQQAKNGGAAAPAAEEQSIIEYQTGESYSEPEQPAEEEPAVEEEESVEEQQPAAQQQNNSAAASKRAAKLEAKKKARQKQLEAKKARAAKKKKR